One Comamonas endophytica DNA window includes the following coding sequences:
- the dinG gene encoding ATP-dependent DNA helicase DinG, with protein sequence MSQQKWAQMGLESFDEVVASIPGFRSREGQRRMAGQVASTFGAAQLGKVDDDAVAPERAIAVVQAGTGVGKSLAYSVPAITLALARGTRVLISTATVALQEQLVNKDLPALAAQLEQPFKFALAKGRGRFVCKLKLERLAGTGESHDDTDDLFAEEEAATRNARPAQEREARMQFYASMADAMATGVWDGDRDSLATPPEPEAWSPVAAESSSCTGKHCPVFDSCTYYERRKSMVAAQVIVANHDLLLSSLGARLLPDLDNCLLVLDEAHHLPATALSQFACALDLSRLGWIDKLASRALRVGTLLEVEEVADVPGHSSQLRQTLQDLARLVMDFYGDELKARKDSWGPARVRAARGMLPEALLEPLAQASHHANGFLDALRAISKALRAEIRDKPEEARRLSTLYAQVGALAPRLESVYDTAQLLLQQPAEDEDTKYVPNAKWFTLETDGEFIVVKAHASPLLPGATLRQHLWSQVRGAVLTSATLTSCGQFDFFLRESGLHGDAAVTTLEVPSPFDYASQGIFVAAETHADPRQASAFTNEMVDALLHDLARVESGALVLFTSREQMRLAVDALSTAMRANVLVQTAMPRAQLLALHRERVARGEVSIIFGMQSFGEGLDLPGAQCESLFITKLPFAPPDDPVGEARAEWLRSAGRDPFSELVVPATAIRLAQWVGRAIRTEEDRAFVYCYDKRLVRTSYGQRLLNGLPPFALEKRPPR encoded by the coding sequence ATGTCCCAGCAAAAGTGGGCCCAGATGGGCCTTGAATCGTTTGACGAGGTGGTCGCATCCATCCCCGGGTTCCGCAGCCGCGAGGGGCAGCGGCGTATGGCGGGCCAGGTCGCGTCCACGTTTGGCGCGGCCCAGCTCGGCAAGGTCGATGACGACGCGGTGGCGCCCGAAAGGGCCATCGCGGTGGTGCAGGCAGGTACGGGGGTGGGAAAATCGCTGGCCTACAGCGTGCCCGCCATTACCCTTGCGCTGGCCCGCGGCACGCGGGTGCTGATCTCGACGGCGACGGTGGCGCTGCAGGAGCAGCTGGTGAACAAAGACCTGCCCGCGCTGGCCGCCCAGCTGGAACAGCCCTTCAAGTTCGCGCTGGCCAAGGGCCGCGGGCGCTTCGTCTGCAAGCTCAAGCTCGAGCGCCTGGCAGGCACCGGGGAGTCGCATGACGATACCGACGACCTCTTTGCCGAGGAGGAAGCCGCGACCCGCAACGCGCGCCCGGCGCAGGAACGCGAGGCGCGCATGCAGTTCTATGCAAGCATGGCCGATGCCATGGCCACCGGCGTCTGGGACGGCGACCGCGACTCGCTGGCCACGCCGCCCGAACCCGAGGCCTGGAGCCCGGTGGCGGCGGAGTCGAGCTCCTGCACCGGCAAGCACTGCCCGGTCTTCGACAGCTGTACGTATTACGAGCGCCGCAAGTCGATGGTCGCGGCCCAGGTGATCGTCGCCAATCACGATCTGCTGCTGTCTTCGCTGGGCGCGCGACTGCTGCCCGATCTGGACAACTGCCTGCTGGTACTGGATGAGGCCCATCACCTGCCCGCCACCGCGCTGTCGCAGTTCGCCTGCGCGCTGGATCTGAGCCGCCTGGGCTGGATCGACAAGCTGGCCAGCCGCGCACTGCGCGTGGGCACGCTGCTGGAGGTCGAGGAAGTGGCCGACGTGCCCGGCCATTCGAGCCAGCTGCGCCAGACGCTGCAGGACCTCGCGCGCCTGGTCATGGACTTCTATGGCGACGAACTCAAGGCGCGCAAGGACAGCTGGGGCCCGGCGCGCGTGCGCGCAGCCCGCGGCATGCTGCCCGAGGCCCTGCTCGAGCCGCTGGCCCAGGCCTCGCACCACGCCAACGGTTTCCTGGACGCATTGCGCGCCATCTCCAAGGCGCTGCGCGCGGAAATCCGCGACAAACCCGAAGAAGCCCGCAGGTTGTCCACACTCTATGCACAGGTCGGCGCACTGGCGCCACGGCTGGAATCGGTCTATGACACGGCGCAGCTGCTTCTGCAGCAACCTGCGGAGGATGAAGACACCAAATACGTTCCCAACGCCAAATGGTTCACGTTGGAGACAGATGGCGAATTCATCGTGGTCAAGGCCCATGCCAGCCCGCTGCTGCCGGGCGCCACGCTGCGCCAGCATCTGTGGTCGCAAGTGCGCGGTGCGGTGCTGACTTCGGCCACACTGACAAGCTGTGGACAATTCGACTTCTTCCTGCGCGAGTCGGGCCTGCATGGCGATGCGGCCGTGACCACGCTGGAAGTGCCCAGCCCTTTCGACTACGCGTCCCAGGGCATCTTCGTGGCGGCCGAGACCCATGCCGATCCGCGCCAGGCCAGCGCATTCACCAACGAGATGGTCGATGCCCTGCTGCATGACCTGGCGCGCGTCGAATCGGGGGCACTGGTGCTGTTCACGTCGCGCGAGCAGATGCGCCTGGCAGTGGACGCGCTCTCCACCGCGATGCGCGCCAACGTGCTGGTGCAGACTGCCATGCCGCGCGCCCAGCTGCTGGCCCTGCACCGCGAGCGCGTGGCGCGTGGCGAGGTGTCGATCATTTTCGGCATGCAGTCCTTTGGCGAGGGGCTGGACCTGCCCGGGGCGCAGTGCGAATCCCTGTTCATCACCAAGCTGCCCTTCGCACCGCCTGACGATCCCGTGGGCGAAGCACGCGCCGAATGGCTGCGCAGTGCCGGGCGGGACCCGTTCAGCGAGCTGGTCGTGCCCGCCACCGCCATCCGCCTCGCGCAATGGGTGGGCCGCGCCATCCGTACCGAGGAAGACCGGGCCTTCGTCTATTGCTACGACAAGCGCCTGGTGCGCACCAGCTATGGCCAGCGGCTGCTCAACGGCCTGCCGCCCTTTGCCCTGGAAAAGCGCCCTCCGCGCTGA